From the Sebastes fasciatus isolate fSebFas1 chromosome 3, fSebFas1.pri, whole genome shotgun sequence genome, one window contains:
- the LOC141763917 gene encoding equilibrative nucleobase transporter 1-like isoform X1 encodes MERYVSVGTRLRYGLTLASGMLECLCFAGVVFGYASLVFVLKEDGYFSQLCVSVQGTNSTDCSRQDEQFSLVFTIASFLNNFLSLVNGYLFDRFGTMVTRLLGISLYTTGTLLVAFSSAAFSELLFPALSCIAVGGILLLLTNIQVANLFAAHRSTIITLYNGAFDSSSGVFLIIKILHEQGISLRYSLLVLSFCSIIHLVRTFLLMPRTHIPYPLPPHYTYGLNCGMANPQNVEQFERMRMNDGAMTVSQESSGKDNVPPEDGTEAQDSENVASFQSCVRSWFFLWHLLWLSIMQLRHYLFIGTLNPMLNRLANDDPDLVSQYTNAFAMTQLCGVLCAPCNGLIMDRHKGKPLAPGETMQEADLRSSSLSLFLTSLQCLLFSVCASVPLLPLQYLTFVLQVLNRSFLYGGNAAFISIATPALPWSKELWAETPSLWTLLWFSSVCWRLSILFTSSSIAGKQPATKRPTARLTWPTAPKYMKPSYSYRDTKCPNFTFQVLLTCLSVPVQEF; translated from the exons ATGGAGAGGTACGTCTCGGTCGGTACCAGGCTGCGCTACGGGCTGACTCTGGCCTCGGGAATGCTGGAGTGTCTGTGCTTCGCCGGCGTGGTGTTTGGTTACGCCTCTCTGGTGTTTGTGCTGAAGGAGGATGGCTACTTCAGTCAGCTTTGTGTCAGCGTCCAAGGTACCAACAGTACAG ACTGTAGTAGACAGGATGAGCAGTTCTCTCTGGTCTTCACCATCGCCTCGTTCCTCAACAACTTCCTGTCTCTAGTCAATGGCTACCTGTTTGATCGATTTGGCACCATGGTAACCAGGCTGCTGGGAAT aTCTTTATACACGACTGGAACCCTTCTCGTGGCCTTCTCCAGTGCAG CATTTTCAGAGCTGCTTTTTCCTGCCTTGTCCTGCATCGCTGTGGGAGGAATTCTGCTCCTTCTAACCAACATCCAG GTGGCAAACCTGTTCGCTGCTCATCGCTCCACCATCATCACCCTCTACAATGGTGCCTTTGACTCCTCCTCTGGTGTCTTTCTAATCATCAAG ATTCTGCATGAACAGGGAATCTCTCTCCGCTACTCCCTCCTTGTTTTGTCCTTCTGCAGCATCATACACCTGGTGAGGACCTTCCTGCTGATGCCCAGAACCCACATCCCCTACCCTCTGCCACCACACTACACCTACGG ATTGAATTGCGGAATGGCCAACCCTCAAAATGTTGAGCAGTTtgagaggatgaggatgaaTGATGGTGCCATGACAGTTTCACAGGAGTCCAGTGGGAAGGACAACGTGCCACCAGAGGACGGGACAGAGGCCCAAGACTCAGAAAACG TGGCGAGTTTCCAGAGCTGTGTGAGGTCCTGGTTCTTCCTGTGGCACCTGTTGTGGTTGTCCATAATGCAGCTGAGGCACTACCTCTTCATTGGCACGCTCAACCCCATGCTCAACCGGCTGGCCAACGACGACCCCGACCTGG TGAGTCAGTACACCAATGCTTTTGCCATGACCCAGCTGTGTGGAGTGCTGTGCGCTCCCTGTAACGGACTCATCATGGACAGACACAAAGGAAAGCCCCTGGCTCCTG GAGAAACCATGCAGGAGGCCGACCTgcgctcctcctctctgtctctgttcctGACCTCCCTGCAGTGCCTGCTGTTCTCTGTGTGCGCCTCCGTTCCTCTCCTCCCACTGCAGTACCTCACCTTTGTTCTACAAGTCCTCAATCGCTCCTTCCTTTACGGGGGAAATGCAGCGTTTATTAGCATTGC TACCCCTGCTTTGCCCTGGTCAAAGGAGCTCTGGGCGGAGACCCCTTCTTT GTGGACGTTGCTCTGGTTCTCCTCAGTCTGCTGGCGTTTATCCATCCTGTTTACGTCTTCATCCATTGCAGGAAAGCAGCCCGCTACAAAGAGGCCAACGGCCAGACTGACGTGGCCAACGGCTCCGAAATACATGAAGCCAAGTTATAGTTATAGGGATACTAAGTGTCCAAATTTTACTTTTCAGGTTCTTTTGACTTGCCTGTCTGTTCCTGTTCAGGAGTTTTAA
- the LOC141763917 gene encoding equilibrative nucleobase transporter 1-like isoform X2: MERYVSVGTRLRYGLTLASGMLECLCFAGVVFGYASLVFVLKEDGYFSQLCVSVQGTNSTDCSRQDEQFSLVFTIASFLNNFLSLVNGYLFDRFGTMVTRLLGISLYTTGTLLVAFSSAAFSELLFPALSCIAVGGILLLLTNIQVANLFAAHRSTIITLYNGAFDSSSGVFLIIKILHEQGISLRYSLLVLSFCSIIHLVRTFLLMPRTHIPYPLPPHYTYGLNCGMANPQNVEQFERMRMNDGAMTVSQESSGKDNVPPEDGTEAQDSENVASFQSCVRSWFFLWHLLWLSIMQLRHYLFIGTLNPMLNRLANDDPDLVSQYTNAFAMTQLCGVLCAPCNGLIMDRHKGKPLAPGETMQEADLRSSSLSLFLTSLQCLLFSVCASVPLLPLQYLTFVLQVLNRSFLYGGNAAFISIAFPARHFGKLYGLVMSMSAFVSLLQYPCFALVKGALGGDPFFVDVALVLLSLLAFIHPVYVFIHCRKAARYKEANGQTDVANGSEIHEAKL; the protein is encoded by the exons ATGGAGAGGTACGTCTCGGTCGGTACCAGGCTGCGCTACGGGCTGACTCTGGCCTCGGGAATGCTGGAGTGTCTGTGCTTCGCCGGCGTGGTGTTTGGTTACGCCTCTCTGGTGTTTGTGCTGAAGGAGGATGGCTACTTCAGTCAGCTTTGTGTCAGCGTCCAAGGTACCAACAGTACAG ACTGTAGTAGACAGGATGAGCAGTTCTCTCTGGTCTTCACCATCGCCTCGTTCCTCAACAACTTCCTGTCTCTAGTCAATGGCTACCTGTTTGATCGATTTGGCACCATGGTAACCAGGCTGCTGGGAAT aTCTTTATACACGACTGGAACCCTTCTCGTGGCCTTCTCCAGTGCAG CATTTTCAGAGCTGCTTTTTCCTGCCTTGTCCTGCATCGCTGTGGGAGGAATTCTGCTCCTTCTAACCAACATCCAG GTGGCAAACCTGTTCGCTGCTCATCGCTCCACCATCATCACCCTCTACAATGGTGCCTTTGACTCCTCCTCTGGTGTCTTTCTAATCATCAAG ATTCTGCATGAACAGGGAATCTCTCTCCGCTACTCCCTCCTTGTTTTGTCCTTCTGCAGCATCATACACCTGGTGAGGACCTTCCTGCTGATGCCCAGAACCCACATCCCCTACCCTCTGCCACCACACTACACCTACGG ATTGAATTGCGGAATGGCCAACCCTCAAAATGTTGAGCAGTTtgagaggatgaggatgaaTGATGGTGCCATGACAGTTTCACAGGAGTCCAGTGGGAAGGACAACGTGCCACCAGAGGACGGGACAGAGGCCCAAGACTCAGAAAACG TGGCGAGTTTCCAGAGCTGTGTGAGGTCCTGGTTCTTCCTGTGGCACCTGTTGTGGTTGTCCATAATGCAGCTGAGGCACTACCTCTTCATTGGCACGCTCAACCCCATGCTCAACCGGCTGGCCAACGACGACCCCGACCTGG TGAGTCAGTACACCAATGCTTTTGCCATGACCCAGCTGTGTGGAGTGCTGTGCGCTCCCTGTAACGGACTCATCATGGACAGACACAAAGGAAAGCCCCTGGCTCCTG GAGAAACCATGCAGGAGGCCGACCTgcgctcctcctctctgtctctgttcctGACCTCCCTGCAGTGCCTGCTGTTCTCTGTGTGCGCCTCCGTTCCTCTCCTCCCACTGCAGTACCTCACCTTTGTTCTACAAGTCCTCAATCGCTCCTTCCTTTACGGGGGAAATGCAGCGTTTATTAGCATTGC gtttcCAGCCCGTCACTTTGGGAAGCTGTACGGCCTGGTGATGTCCATGTCTGCTTTTGTCTCTCTGCTGCAGTACCCCTGCTTTGCCCTGGTCAAAGGAGCTCTGGGCGGAGACCCCTTCTTT GTGGACGTTGCTCTGGTTCTCCTCAGTCTGCTGGCGTTTATCCATCCTGTTTACGTCTTCATCCATTGCAGGAAAGCAGCCCGCTACAAAGAGGCCAACGGCCAGACTGACGTGGCCAACGGCTCCGAAATACATGAAGCCAAGTTATAG
- the LOC141763917 gene encoding equilibrative nucleobase transporter 1-like isoform X3 produces MERYVSVGTRLRYGLTLASGMLECLCFAGVVFGYASLVFVLKEDGYFSQLCVSVQGTNSTDCSRQDEQFSLVFTIASFLNNFLSLVNGYLFDRFGTMVTRLLGISLYTTGTLLVAFSSAAFSELLFPALSCIAVGGILLLLTNIQVANLFAAHRSTIITLYNGAFDSSSGVFLIIKILHEQGISLRYSLLVLSFCSIIHLVRTFLLMPRTHIPYPLPPHYTYGLNCGMANPQNVEQFERMRMNDGAMTVSQESSGKDNVPPEDGTEAQDSENVASFQSCVRSWFFLWHLLWLSIMQLRHYLFIGTLNPMLNRLANDDPDLVSQYTNAFAMTQLCGVLCAPCNGLIMDRHKGKPLAPVPLLCPGQRSSGRRPLLCGRCSGSPQSAGVYPSCLRLHPLQESSPLQRGQRPD; encoded by the exons ATGGAGAGGTACGTCTCGGTCGGTACCAGGCTGCGCTACGGGCTGACTCTGGCCTCGGGAATGCTGGAGTGTCTGTGCTTCGCCGGCGTGGTGTTTGGTTACGCCTCTCTGGTGTTTGTGCTGAAGGAGGATGGCTACTTCAGTCAGCTTTGTGTCAGCGTCCAAGGTACCAACAGTACAG ACTGTAGTAGACAGGATGAGCAGTTCTCTCTGGTCTTCACCATCGCCTCGTTCCTCAACAACTTCCTGTCTCTAGTCAATGGCTACCTGTTTGATCGATTTGGCACCATGGTAACCAGGCTGCTGGGAAT aTCTTTATACACGACTGGAACCCTTCTCGTGGCCTTCTCCAGTGCAG CATTTTCAGAGCTGCTTTTTCCTGCCTTGTCCTGCATCGCTGTGGGAGGAATTCTGCTCCTTCTAACCAACATCCAG GTGGCAAACCTGTTCGCTGCTCATCGCTCCACCATCATCACCCTCTACAATGGTGCCTTTGACTCCTCCTCTGGTGTCTTTCTAATCATCAAG ATTCTGCATGAACAGGGAATCTCTCTCCGCTACTCCCTCCTTGTTTTGTCCTTCTGCAGCATCATACACCTGGTGAGGACCTTCCTGCTGATGCCCAGAACCCACATCCCCTACCCTCTGCCACCACACTACACCTACGG ATTGAATTGCGGAATGGCCAACCCTCAAAATGTTGAGCAGTTtgagaggatgaggatgaaTGATGGTGCCATGACAGTTTCACAGGAGTCCAGTGGGAAGGACAACGTGCCACCAGAGGACGGGACAGAGGCCCAAGACTCAGAAAACG TGGCGAGTTTCCAGAGCTGTGTGAGGTCCTGGTTCTTCCTGTGGCACCTGTTGTGGTTGTCCATAATGCAGCTGAGGCACTACCTCTTCATTGGCACGCTCAACCCCATGCTCAACCGGCTGGCCAACGACGACCCCGACCTGG TGAGTCAGTACACCAATGCTTTTGCCATGACCCAGCTGTGTGGAGTGCTGTGCGCTCCCTGTAACGGACTCATCATGGACAGACACAAAGGAAAGCCCCTGGCTCCTG TACCCCTGCTTTGCCCTGGTCAAAGGAGCTCTGGGCGGAGACCCCTTCTTT GTGGACGTTGCTCTGGTTCTCCTCAGTCTGCTGGCGTTTATCCATCCTGTTTACGTCTTCATCCATTGCAGGAAAGCAGCCCGCTACAAAGAGGCCAACGGCCAGACTGA